A DNA window from Hydra vulgaris chromosome 13, alternate assembly HydraT2T_AEP contains the following coding sequences:
- the LOC136089726 gene encoding uncharacterized protein LOC136089726 translates to MSSAIEAVGKKEMGLKKACKQFNVPRNTLQRRCRLNLNFVQASLKSLGSVKCVFSIEMENELETHIKQMEAMLFGLTPQVLRKVAYQFAKLNNLHKRFSSKSEQAGANWFHGFLTRHPQLSVRTPEPTSAARAQGFNQASVVKFFDLLPALQEKHHFFPDRVYNVDETGITTVPNKPSKVVAIRGKKQVGSLTSAEHGQLVTVEICMSASGNFVPPLFVFPRGYMKSELMDAAPPSSIAVCHPSGWMQSDIFVNWFMQFVKHANPKEHEPVLLILDGHKTHTSNLKVINLVRQNNVILLCLPPHCSHRHQPLDVAFMKPLMTYYAQEVKNWLRNHPGRVVTTYQIAELFKNSFLRAASAITAVNGFVKSIFPINQNVFTDNDFASALSTDIPLQLLNKKITLEDVPGQTLISPQQILDIAQNEDLLIEL, encoded by the coding sequence ATGTCATCAGCTATTGAGGCTGTAGGAAAGAAAGAAATGGGattaaaaaaagcatgcaaGCAGTTCAATGTACCACGGAATACTTTGCAAAGAAGGTGTAGACTTAATTTGAACTTTGTACAAGCCTCGTTGAAATCACTTGGATCAGTAAAATGTGTGTTTTCTATTGAAATGGAAAATGAGCTGGAGACTCATATCAAGCAAATGGAAGCTATGCTCTTTGGTTTAACACCTCAAGTTTTGCGTAAAGTTGCCTACCAGTTTGCTAAACTTAACAATCTTCATAAAAGGTTCAGTTCAAAAAGTGAACAAGCTGGTGCTAATTGGTTTCATGGATTTTTGACTCGACACCCTCAATTATCTGTAAGAACACCAGAGCCAACTTCTGCAGCAAGAGCACAGGGTTTTAATCAAGCCAGTGTCgtaaagttttttgatttattgccAGCATTGCAGGAAAAGCATCACTTTTTTCCAGATCGTGTTtataatgttgatgaaacaGGCATTACTACTGTTCCAAATAAGCCATCAAAAGTGGTTGCTATTCGTGGAAAGAAACAGGTTGGATCCCTAACTTCTGCTGAGCATGGGCAGTTGGTTACAGTGGAAATCTGCATGAGTGCTTCAGGCAATTTTGTGCCAcctctttttgtttttccaaGAGGTTACATGAAATCTGAACTAATGGATGCTGCACCGCCCAGTTCAATTGCTGTTTGTCACCCATCAGGTTGGATGCAAAgtgatatatttgttaattgGTTCATGCAATTTGTAAAGCATGCTAACCCAAAAGAGCATGAACCTGTTCTGCTAATACTAGATGGACATAAAACTCATACTTCAAATCTAAAAGTAATTAATCTAGTTCGTCAAAATAACGTTATTTTATTGTGTCTTCCACCACATTGTAGCCATAGACATCAACCTTTAGATGTAGCTTTTATGAAGCCTTTAATGACTTATTATGCACAAGAGGTCAAAAATTGGCTGAGAAATCATCCTGGACGAGTTGTAACAACTTATCAAATAGCCGAACTgtttaaaaatagctttttgCGAGCAGCATCTGCTATCACTGCTGTTAATGGTTTCGTTAAGAGCATTTTCCCgataaatcaaaatgtttttacagaCAATGATTTTGCCTCAGCACTTTCAACTGATATTCCTCTGCAGTtgctcaataaaaaaataacgttaGAAGATGTTCCTGGTCAAACATTAATCTCGCCACAGCAGATTCTAGACATTGCTCAAAATGAGGATCTGCTCATCGAGCTTTAG